The Alcaligenes faecalis sequence TTAGACGTTGTGGTGACCAGGATAGTTTGCGCACGATCAATTGCGAGGCAATCAAGCCTACACCGACCAAGGTCAAAGCAAAACCGGCTGCTTGGGCTGCGGCTTCTGGACCCAGCCCCAGACGGTCAATGGCAAAGAAACCGACAGCGATTTGTCCGATCGCCACGCTGAACATGGCTGCAAAAGCAACGAGCATGGCTTGTCGCAGTCGTGGGTCGTTCAACCGTAGGCTGGTGGGTTTCTGGTTGTTTACGACCGTGCTGCGTGGCAAGCGGTACCAGAGGATACCCAGCGCCAGCAGGGGTAGCAGGGCTGTCAGATACAGCGGAAGATCCAGACCGTATTGTGCCAGCATGGCCGCCATGGCCGGGCCCGCTACCAGGCCAATTCCGTTGGCGGCACCCAGCGAAGCCATGACGCTTGCCCGCCGTTCCGGGGGGATGTGGTCGGCAATCAAGGCTTGGCTGGTGGTGGGAATGGCCGCGAAGAATCCGCCGACTGCTCCGCGTGTAATCAGGAGTCCAACAAATACTACCCAGGCAGGAGCCTGGAAGTGCAGAGATAGAATGAGAACGGCGCACATGGCCCAGTAGACCAGCATGAAGCCGCCCACTCCGGCCAGTAAAACAGGCCTGCGTCCACGGCTATCGCTCAGGGAGCCCCAGTGCCGTGACAACAGCATCCACAAGACGCCGCCTACCGTGACGACAGCGCCCGCTTGCCACGGCGGGAGTTGCAGGGAGCGGGCAATAGGTCCGATCAGGGCCACAAAGGCCATCATGGCCATGGTGCAGCTCATGTAGGCCAGCATCAATGGCTTGAGGTGAAAGGGGGGCGCGTTGCCTAGTGAAGGAGCCACATCTGTGGGGGCGGTGAGGGGCGTGTCCTGAGTCATAAGAATCGTGATCGCTAAAGCGCCATGAAAGGAAAGAATCCGGGATTAAGATATTTTGATATTGAGACTCAATATCATTACCTAAATGTCAGGATTACGCTAGCAGAGTGACAAAAAAAGTTTTTTGGATGCTGGCCTCAACATTGTTTGTACGTGGATCAGATCGCCATGCCCAGGGTGGCCCAGGCTCGGGCGATTGCGTCAGTCTGCCTTGTGGGGAGCGGTGTGCGGCGTATGGCCTTGCTGATATTGAGTTGTTTGCTTGGCAGAACCGCTTTTATTTCATGATGAAGGCTGGTTCTGTGGCCATAAGGCATGGAAGTGATGGACTGGACCTTGCCCCAGGCCGATCTGCAATTGGTCGGCTGCGGCCAAAGCGCCATTCAGGTATTCCTTGGCCAAGCCCACTGCAACCGGTACGCTGCGGCCCGGTAGCAGGGCCGCAATGGCGGAGGACAGTGAGCAGCCCGTGCCATGCGTGTTGCGTGTCGGGATGCGTGGCGACTGAAATACATGGCTTTGCCCCTGGCCTTGCAGCAAATCCACACTGTCTGGGCCATCTAGATGGCCGCCCTTGAGCAGTACCC is a genomic window containing:
- a CDS encoding MFS transporter, coding for MTQDTPLTAPTDVAPSLGNAPPFHLKPLMLAYMSCTMAMMAFVALIGPIARSLQLPPWQAGAVVTVGGVLWMLLSRHWGSLSDSRGRRPVLLAGVGGFMLVYWAMCAVLILSLHFQAPAWVVFVGLLITRGAVGGFFAAIPTTSQALIADHIPPERRASVMASLGAANGIGLVAGPAMAAMLAQYGLDLPLYLTALLPLLALGILWYRLPRSTVVNNQKPTSLRLNDPRLRQAMLVAFAAMFSVAIGQIAVGFFAIDRLGLGPEAAAQAAGFALTLVGVGLIASQLIVRKLSWSPQRLIQVGGLISAAGFGAVALADSQWMLMVCYFFAAGGMGWIFPAFSALAANAVEPHEQGSAAGSIGAAQGLGIVLGPLAGSLLYEVSPGVPYMLVCALLVLVALLTRSTTRNKIN